In one window of Tripterygium wilfordii isolate XIE 37 chromosome 1, ASM1340144v1, whole genome shotgun sequence DNA:
- the LOC120000877 gene encoding UDP-glucuronate 4-epimerase 6, with protein MGSPPDTSKTIKMERYNSYVRRINSTKLLNASSKLLFRATLLIALVLILFFTLNYPPLFSDSSHHAPIHRHSFLSTTADFFGGASWEKQVRHSATPRRPNGFSVLVTGAAGFVGSHCSLALKKRGDGVLGLDNFNSYYDPSLKRDRQGLLAKHQIFIVEGDLNDAALLRKIFDVVPFTHVLHLAAQAGVRYAMQNPQSYVRSNIAGFVNLLEVCKSANPQPAIVWASSSSVYGLNRENPFSESHRTDQPASLYAATKKAGEEIAHTYNHIYGLSLTGLRFFTVYGPWGRPDMAYFFFTKDILQGKKIDIYQTQDEKEVARDFTYIDDVVKGCVGALDTAGKSTGSGGKKKGPAPLRVYNLGNTSPVPVGKLVSILEGLLNTKAKKHVIKMPSNGDVPYTHANVTLAHKDFGYKPTTDLSTGLRKFVKWYVSYYGIHSRVKKESEVNSEHPKGSAA; from the coding sequence ATGGGTTCTCCACCAGATACAAGCAAGACCATAAAAATGGAACGCTACAATAGTTATGTTCGCAGAATAAACAGTACGAAGCTTTTGAACGCTTCGTCTAAGCTTCTCTTCCGTGCCACCCTTCTCATTGCGCTTGTTTTGATTCTTTTCTTCACCCTAAACTACCCTCCACTTTTTTCTGATTCTTCCCATCATGCCCCTATCCACCGTCACAGCTTCCTCTCTACCACTGCTGATTTCTTCGGCGGCGCTTCCTGGGAGAAGCAGGTTCGCCACTCTGCCACCCCACGCCGCCCTAACGGCTTCTCTGTCTTGGTCACCGGCGCTGCGGGATTCGTCGGCTCTCACTGCTCACTTGCCCTCAAAAAGCGCGGTGACGGAGTTCTCGGGTTGGATAATTTCAACAGCTACTACGATCCTTCCTTGAAACGTGACCGACAGGGACTTCTCGCTAAGCATCAGATTTTCATCGTCGAAGGGGACTTAAACGACGCCGCTTTGTTGAGGAAGATTTTCGATGTTGTTCCATTCACTCACGTGCTCCACCTGGCGGCACAGGCGGGGGTGCGGTACGCAATGCAGAATCCGCAGTCCTATGTGCGTTCCAACATTGCTGGCTTCGTGAACCTTCTAGAGGTTTGTAAATCGGCGAATCCACAGCCGGCGATTGTGTGGGCCTCGTCGAGCTCTGTTTATGGACTGAACAGAGAGAATCCGTTCTCCGAATCGCACAGGACGGACCAGCCAGCGAGCCTGTACGCGGCCACCAAAAAGGCCGGAGAAGAAATCGCCCACACTTACAACCATATTTACGGTCTTTCACTCACTGGATTGAGATTCTTCACTGTGTACGGTCCATGGGGGAGACCTGACATGGCTTACTTCTTCTTCACGAAAGATATTCTGCAAGGCAAGAAAATCGACATATACCAGACCCAGGACGAGAAAGAGGTGGCGCGTGACTTCACTTACATCGATGACGTAGTGAAAGGATGCGTAGGAGCGTTGGACACGGCGGGGAAGAGCACCGGAAGCGGTGGCAAGAAGAAAGGGCCCGCGCCGCTTCGAGTCTACAATTTGGGGAACACGTCACCGGTTCCGGTAGGGAAATTGGTGTCTATATTGGAAGGTTTATTGAACACGAAAGCGAAGAAGCATGTGATTAAGATGCCAAGCAACGGCGACGTTCCGTATACACACGCTAATGTTACACTGGCTCACAAGGATTTTGGGTACAAGCCAACCACTGATCTCTCCACTGGACTGAGGAAGTTTGTCAAGTGGTATGTAAGTTATTATGGTATACACTCGAgggtaaaaaaagaaagtgaagtCAACAGTGAGCATCCCAAGGGATCTGCTGCTTAA